The following proteins come from a genomic window of candidate division KSB1 bacterium:
- a CDS encoding DUF2971 domain-containing protein, producing MNPIEDNLDILPEHLYKYKPFDEFGYGVSLAVSGEAYFSSAKALNDLFECHFNPVSKLENLKGAELVQYIELKTKQHFPDADQTTIQEMVELAKKRSALIKAKDPSIYDDVIHVQHENVGILSLTKEYASMPMWAHYAAGHSGLCIGLRTKHIGLHQTELCKSSRLMMLHEINYSSEIPVMTVDIGINKMTEEERQEMKETFYTKPLDWEYENELRLIFMGHVGRTYTFGADAVGEVIVGALANDANVEALLNELRLHESTAVVKRANRSNITYGLSFEEINL from the coding sequence ATGAATCCAATTGAAGATAACCTCGACATTCTGCCGGAGCATCTTTACAAATATAAACCCTTCGATGAATTTGGTTATGGTGTTTCTTTAGCTGTGAGTGGAGAAGCATATTTTTCAAGTGCCAAGGCGCTAAATGACTTGTTTGAATGTCATTTTAATCCCGTTTCAAAATTGGAAAATTTGAAAGGGGCTGAACTGGTCCAATACATTGAACTTAAAACCAAACAGCATTTTCCCGACGCAGACCAAACTACTATTCAGGAGATGGTAGAACTCGCTAAGAAAAGGAGTGCTTTGATTAAAGCAAAAGACCCGTCAATATATGATGATGTGATTCATGTTCAGCATGAAAATGTAGGTATACTTTCGCTCACAAAGGAATACGCGTCTATGCCAATGTGGGCACACTATGCGGCTGGCCATTCCGGATTATGTATTGGCTTGCGGACTAAGCATATCGGACTTCATCAGACTGAGCTCTGCAAGTCATCCCGATTGATGATGCTTCACGAAATCAATTATAGCTCAGAAATTCCTGTTATGACCGTTGACATTGGGATTAACAAAATGACAGAGGAGGAGCGCCAAGAAATGAAAGAAACATTCTATACAAAACCTCTGGATTGGGAATATGAAAATGAACTTCGATTAATCTTTATGGGTCATGTTGGTCGTACCTATACATTTGGTGCTGATGCCGTTGGAGAGGTGATAGTCGGTGCTTTAGCAAACGATGCGAATGTTGAAGCATTATTGAATGAGTTACGATTACATGAATCAACAGCTGTGGTTAAGCGGGCTAACCGATCAAATATTACCTATGGACTCTCGTTTGAAGAAATCAACTTATGA